Genomic window (Silene latifolia isolate original U9 population unplaced genomic scaffold, ASM4854445v1 scaffold_324, whole genome shotgun sequence):
AGAAATTTGTAAAATAATCGTATTATCAATCAAGTAGTGACGGCTGATCATCCTGTTACGAGTTTATGACACTTATTAGGCGTAATTTATTTTCTTTAAACATTGAATTGGCACAATTAATCTCCGCCGTTTCACATGGGGAAGGGAATTCATACAACTGACATGGAGACACCCTTACTTCGCCAAATGAATCAATCTTTGAGTCACGTGGACCTTGTTGTTTTGATAAATTTTGGTTTAGCTGAAAATGGTGCTATTTTGTTCACCTGATTGTCAGTAACACCAGTACTTCTCAAGAGGGAAATTTTGTTTCTCTATGCTTTTTCAAATTATTTAGTTTTGATAGTCACAAAACTGTTAAGTTTCTCAAGTTTGTGTGTGTAACTAGTGTATTATGTTTTAGAAATTGCTTAATATAATTTGATTTAGGAGACACAGATGCTTAGGTCGTAAAATTAGATTGTTGTGATTAGTGTTAATATATTAGGGAGAAAATATCACCTTTGTAAAACTATGGAATTCTAGGTTTTGCCGATGAGGCACTGGGTAGATGGGTATTGTTCATTTTTGTAAGCAGAAGGATTAGTTTCTAAAAATGTCTGCTGAACTGAAGTATCTGAATGTGTTTGTGCCCCTACAGGTGATGATATGGGATGATCACCAGAGTCGATGTATTGGGGAGTTGTCCTTCCGGTCCGAGGTTCGAGGTGTTAGGCTTCGGCGTGATCGAATTGTTGTAGTTCTTGAGCAGAAAGTGTTTGTTTATAATTTTGCAGACTTGAAGCTGCTTCATCAGATAGAGACTATTGCCAATCCTAAAGGGCTGTGTGAGGTATCTCAATCAGCTGGGAAGTTAGTTTTGGTCTGTCCTGGGTTGCAGAAGGGGCAGGTTCGGGTTGAGCATTATGCTTCAAAGAGGACCAAGTTTATCGTGGCCCATGATTCGAGAATTTCATGCTTTGCCTTAACTCAAGACGGAGGGCTATTGGCTACTGCTAGCTCTAAGGGGACTCTTGTTAGAGTGTTTAACACTTTTGACGGTACATTGCTCCAGGAGGTAAATTTGATCTTATTCTCCATTCTGTTCATGTAGTTTGTTAGAACATTATGATGTGTCATAAGAGGACAGATTTGAAAGTAACTCTGTATAAAGCTTCGAAGGTAAATGCTCTGTTTGTGTGTAAAACTGAAAATACTCTCATAGTTTGATATTGGTTATTCTTTCGGAGTAATGATGTGATTGGTTAGGAGAAacatggcagtaataatgaactAAAAGCTGGAGAAAGAGTAAGTCATGCACAACAGATTTTTGTATTCTTCTCCGGGCAAAGAAGACAATCTTATGTACTCGATGCAAACATGAGTACCAAGTTTGATGAAATAACTCGTGAAGGATTGCCATCATTTTCTAATGGAAATTGTAGTGTGTAATATAGACATAAAAACATTGATCCTGCTTAATTTTTCCTTTACTAATTGGTAGTTAGAAAATGAATAATGATCTCTTCACTTTGTACTTGTTAGTTGGCTAATTTCTGTGAGGAGTTGGGCCGTTTAGTAGAATCTGATGTAAGTGAATAATGAAGTGAAACCTGGAATGGCAACGATTCAGCGTGGAAAATTCTTGATGCAGTTTTGCACGTTGTCCAATTGAATTCAGTCTTAAACAGGAGTTTTTTTTTGCTTTACATTTGGTGCACTCTGTTAGTCTGTTACCATGTGACCTAGTTATATATGTGCTCGATTCAGCGGAAATTCTTTATCACTTTTGTCAAAAAAGGGGTCGTTTTTGACGAACTGCATGATTGATATTGGCCCAATGACTGCTAGTTTTAAGCTGCTGAAATTTAAAAATCAGAACGTAGTGGTATGATGTGCTTGTTGTAATTCCAAGTTTCATTGCTATGTATGCTTCCTCTGCCACATATTCTGCTATTACATAAGCCTGTGCAAGATGGCCGTAATTTGAAACTATTGCAAGTGAAAATAACCTTTCTGTCAGTAATAATCTAATCTGTCAGTATCATTTTATATTATAACTGTAGGTTAGAAGAGGTGCAGATAGAGCTGAGATATATAGTTTGGCTTTTTCGACAACTGCTCAGTGGTTAGCAGTTTCAAGTGACAAGGGCACCATTCATGTCTTCGGCCTGAAAGTCAACTCAGGTGCTCAAGTTAATGAAAATGTGCCTCCTACTTCTGAAAGCAATGCGGCTGGTGCACCGGCTGGTTCATCTCTTTCTTTTATTAAAGGTCAGTTGCAATCAAAATTCCAAGAAAGTTGTGTGTTGCCTCTTGAAATCGCgctggtgtgtgtgtgtgtgtgtgtgtgtgtgtgtgtgtgtgtgtgtgtgtgtgtgtgtgtgtctgtgtgtgtgtgtgtgtgtgtgtgtgtagtgTAGTGTAGTCTCTTAAAATCTACTTACATTGGGAAGTTTGGGTGTGGAGATTGGGGGAATACTCCTTTTGGCACCTGAGGAGTTGGAAAGAAGATGATGCCATAAGCTCATAACGACCTGAATTAACCATCTCCTAGTTTGTTTAATAAAATACCTTGCTCAGACTCACATAGAGCATGTTCAATTTGGTGACTATTTATATTGAAAACAAGACAGTAGTTTATATGGTTTTCTATTTTTCTTTCAACTGTTTGGATTTTTTGTATTAAGAAGGTAATTTTCTTTGAGTGTGAGAATTCTGCTAAGTATTTGTCCTTGTCTAATATTTCCATTCAAGGATCCATACCTAAGGCTATCAATATAAAGAGATTGTGCAGCCTCTTTCTTATTCCTCAACTAAATCATCTACAGTGTAACCTCAAGTTTTCagttttctatgttgtacccctatatttttgaaattctatggtgtacccctgaACTCTAATACATTAGTCTATACCATGACCTTATTTTTATTGTCTTTGCTAACTTGGTTTCTTAATTGACCTGTTAAATCGTCTATTTACCATTCCAATTACTCGATAATTTACTCATTTACTTATTAATTCGccgaattacccattaacccaccAAATATAATAAGAATCTAACTAAAAGTTCATCAAATCTCTATTATCATGTTATGAATCATTACGGATGTTTTTAATAGTAGTTTGTGCTTATTAAAAGTGATATGTGATATTTCTCATATAGGATGGTGTGATACAACATTAATAAGTCGGAATAAAAGTCAAAGCACGGTCATTTGATAGTTATAAAGTTAATGGAGAGTTAAACTTGGTCATGATGGAGAAATAAGTAAGAAGTTTAGGGTTACAATGTAGAATATAAAAAAATGAGGGGTACAACATAAAAAGCGTAAAAACTCAGGGGTATACCGTAGAATATCCCTTTTTGTTTTTATATGTTACTGATATCAGATCTTTTTCTTGTGAGAATGTCATTATATTTAGTTCTGAGCAACTTAGCTTTCTGAGTTACTGGGGTGATATTTTTCCTTAAAAAATTCAGACATTTCATagctgtgtgtgtgtgttttgatGACTTTGAAGTAACTTATCCAAACCCTTGCACGGCTTATTATTTGCTTCTCATTTTTATATCCCTGAATGTAGGGATTAGAATGTCTTCTTATGACCACTACCCTGTATTTGTGGAACAGGTCTCCCCTTTTTATGAGTAAGATGTTTGGTGCTTTAGTCTTGTGTTTCAAGTAATGAATGTCTGCATAGCTAACTACTCTGTACTGCCTCCATTTTACAATGAATGTCTGCATAGCTAACTACTCTGTACTGCCTCCATTTTACCTGATCGGCCAGATTATTAAAAATTCTCCTCATATTAAAAAAGTAAATGGGGCGAAGAAGAGGTTTCATGACTCATGAGTCGTGTGTTCAATTCATCCAGAATTTTGTTGTCGAAACTGTTTTAACCTTTAGTTTGTGTCATCCACTTTATTTTTGACCTAAACAATCATTCTATCAGATTCATAGTTTGGATTTGGTGGGCATCAACCACTTGGTGTCCTTTAATCTATATCCTACATACTTATCAAAACAAGTTAGAATCACAAGTCTATTAATGTGAGCTATTTTTAAAGTGATGTATACTCGTGTAGCTTCTAATATCACCAATTGTCCGTTGTGCTATACTACGTTTGTCGATCATTAAGATGATGAGTCTAATAAGATATGGGGTAATCGTGCATATTTTGGCTGAATTCTAATTCTAATTCTAAATCAAGCCATTTCACTACATTTTCAAAATCTCCCTCACTTCCTCTGAGAAAGTAGTGAAATTGGCCGAACTGAAGAAGTACTATGGAGTATGTATTAGCTAGTTAAGAATGATGATTAGCATCTGTGTAGGTGTTTCCTGTTCTCTTTATATAGTGTCTGAGATTTTTCTGTTTTGCAGGAGTTTTACCTAGCTATTTTAAATCTGAATGGTCAGTTGCCCAATTTCGTTTGCTTGAAGGGGCTCAGTACATTGTTGCCTTTGGGCATCAAAAGAATACTGTGGTAATTCTTGGCATGGACGGAAGGTGAGTGTTGGGACATAATGAAATGTTGTCATTTTGATC
Coding sequences:
- the LOC141639287 gene encoding autophagy-related protein 18a-like codes for the protein MATLSAYPNQNPNFDHHPPQPPSPPSPPPIPAMSQQSENLYFDSVSETTENDVVSNSAALLLPPPPLPPIRTSIPPQNPIANPNSPRFHENHVPPTLLHVSFNQDFGCFSSGTDRGFRIYNCDPFREIFRRDFDRGGGIGNVEMLFRCNILALVGGGVDPQYPVNKVMIWDDHQSRCIGELSFRSEVRGVRLRRDRIVVVLEQKVFVYNFADLKLLHQIETIANPKGLCEVSQSAGKLVLVCPGLQKGQVRVEHYASKRTKFIVAHDSRISCFALTQDGGLLATASSKGTLVRVFNTFDGTLLQEVRRGADRAEIYSLAFSTTAQWLAVSSDKGTIHVFGLKVNSGAQVNENVPPTSESNAAGAPAGSSLSFIKGVLPSYFKSEWSVAQFRLLEGAQYIVAFGHQKNTVVILGMDGSFYRCQFDPVKGGEMTQMEYHNFLKPEEAF